In a single window of the Pseudomonas entomophila genome:
- the mtgA gene encoding monofunctional biosynthetic peptidoglycan transglycosylase, whose translation MLSSFLRRLSRALLWFAAGSIAVVLVLRWVPPPGTALMVERKVESWFNGEPIDLQRDWTPWEDISDELKVAVIAGEDQKFASHWGFDIPAIQAALAYNERGGKVRGASTLTQQVAKNLFLWSGRSWLRKGLEAWFTALIELFWSKERILEVYLNSAEWGKGVFGAQAAARYHFGVDASRLSRQQAAQLAAVLPSPIKWSASRPSAYVASRAGWIRRQMSQLGGPSYLMQLDASRKL comes from the coding sequence ATGCTGTCATCCTTCCTCCGCCGCCTTTCCCGTGCCCTGCTCTGGTTCGCTGCTGGCAGCATCGCCGTGGTCCTGGTGTTGCGCTGGGTGCCACCGCCCGGCACGGCGCTGATGGTCGAGCGCAAGGTGGAGTCATGGTTCAACGGCGAACCTATCGACCTGCAGCGCGACTGGACGCCATGGGAGGATATCTCCGATGAGTTGAAGGTGGCGGTGATCGCCGGTGAGGACCAGAAGTTCGCCAGCCACTGGGGCTTCGACATCCCAGCGATCCAGGCAGCCCTGGCCTACAACGAGCGTGGCGGCAAGGTTCGTGGCGCCAGCACGCTGACCCAGCAGGTGGCCAAGAATCTGTTCCTGTGGTCCGGACGCAGCTGGTTGCGTAAAGGACTGGAAGCTTGGTTCACGGCGCTGATCGAGCTGTTCTGGTCGAAAGAACGGATTCTTGAGGTGTATCTGAACAGTGCCGAGTGGGGCAAGGGCGTGTTTGGCGCTCAAGCGGCGGCGCGCTATCACTTTGGGGTCGATGCCAGCCGCCTCTCGCGCCAACAGGCCGCGCAGCTTGCGGCGGTGCTGCCAAGCCCGATCAAGTGGAGCGCCAGCCGTCCTAGCGCCTATGTGGCCAGCAGGGCAGGGTGGATTCGTCGGCAGATGAGCCAGCTGGGTGGACCGAGCTACCTGATGCAGCTGGATGCTTCGCGCAAGCTTTGA
- a CDS encoding DUF423 domain-containing protein: protein MLRSFLMLAAFFGFTGVALGAFAAHGLKSRLSADYLAIFHTGVTYQLVHALAILGVAVLSVHLPGRLVGWAGGLFALGILLFSGSLYLLTLSGLGKLGMITPLGGLCFLAGWLCLGLVAWRLG, encoded by the coding sequence ATGCTTCGCAGCTTCCTGATGCTTGCCGCGTTCTTCGGCTTTACCGGTGTCGCCCTCGGTGCCTTCGCCGCCCATGGCCTGAAAAGCCGCCTCAGCGCCGACTACCTGGCGATCTTCCATACCGGTGTCACCTACCAGTTGGTGCACGCCCTGGCGATTCTCGGTGTGGCAGTGCTGTCGGTACACCTGCCGGGGCGCCTGGTCGGCTGGGCCGGTGGTCTGTTCGCGCTGGGTATCCTGCTGTTCTCCGGTAGCCTCTACTTACTGACCCTCAGCGGCCTGGGCAAGCTCGGCATGATCACCCCGCTGGGCGGTCTGTGCTTCCTCGCTGGCTGGTTGTGCCTGGGGCTGGTCGCCTGGCGCCTGGGCTGA
- the rpoH gene encoding RNA polymerase sigma factor RpoH, which produces MTTSLQPAYALVPGANLEAYVHTVNSIPLLTPEQERDLGERLYYEQDLEAARQMVMAHLRFVVHIARSYAGYGLAQADLIQEGNVGLMKAVKRFNPEMGVRLVSFAVHWIKAEIHEFILRNWRIVKVATTKAQRKLFFNLRSQKKRLAWLNNDEVHRVAESLGVEPREVREMESRLSGQDMAFDPAAEADDDSAFQSPAHYLEDHRYDPALQLEDADWSDNSSSNLHEALQGLDDRSRDILYQRWLAEEKATLHELAEKYSVSAERIRQLEKNAMNKVKALITI; this is translated from the coding sequence ATGACCACATCGTTGCAACCTGCCTATGCCCTGGTTCCCGGTGCAAACCTGGAAGCCTACGTGCACACGGTGAACAGCATTCCCTTGCTGACGCCGGAGCAGGAGCGTGATCTGGGCGAGCGTCTCTACTATGAGCAGGATCTCGAGGCCGCTCGTCAAATGGTGATGGCCCACCTGCGTTTCGTTGTACACATCGCCCGCAGCTATGCTGGCTATGGGTTGGCCCAGGCTGACCTGATCCAGGAAGGCAATGTCGGCCTGATGAAGGCGGTAAAGCGCTTCAACCCGGAAATGGGCGTGCGCCTGGTATCCTTTGCGGTGCACTGGATCAAGGCCGAGATCCACGAGTTCATCCTGCGCAACTGGCGTATCGTCAAGGTGGCCACCACCAAGGCCCAGCGCAAGCTGTTCTTCAACCTGCGCAGCCAGAAGAAACGCCTGGCCTGGTTGAACAACGACGAAGTGCATCGCGTGGCGGAAAGCCTCGGTGTCGAGCCCCGTGAAGTACGCGAGATGGAAAGCCGCCTGAGCGGCCAGGACATGGCCTTCGACCCGGCGGCAGAAGCCGATGACGACAGCGCCTTCCAGTCGCCCGCGCATTACTTGGAAGACCACCGCTACGACCCGGCCCTGCAGCTTGAGGACGCCGACTGGAGCGACAACTCCAGCAGCAACCTGCACGAAGCCCTGCAAGGCCTGGACGACCGCAGCCGCGACATCCTTTACCAGCGCTGGCTGGCCGAGGAAAAGGCCACATTGCATGAGCTGGCGGAGAAGTACAGTGTTTCGGCCGAGCGGATTCGTCAGCTCGAGAAGAACGCGATGAATAAGGTCAAGGCACTGATTACCATCTGA
- the ftsX gene encoding permease-like cell division protein FtsX, producing MSTTRTPKVSERVAPKAADPQPAKNKRGDHDDDGPDFRTLLHAWLESHRASLADSLRRLGKQPIGSFFTCLVMAVALSMPMGLSLLLKNVEKLGGSWQRAAQISLYLKLDASSRDGEALRDEIKGMPGVAEAQYVSREQALEEFQQQSGLGEALRELPDNPLPGVVVVTPTEVDKPALEALRQRLSELPRVETAQLDLVWVERLAAILKLGDRFVFGLAVMLISALLLVIGNTIRLHIENRRVEIEVIKLVGGTDSYVRRPFLYMGALYGLGAGVLAWGILAFGLNWLNDAVVGLSGLYGSDFALGGVPASDGLSLLIGAVLLGYIGAWIAVARHLNELAPR from the coding sequence ATGAGCACCACACGTACACCAAAAGTTTCCGAGCGCGTCGCGCCCAAGGCCGCCGACCCGCAACCGGCGAAGAACAAGCGCGGCGATCACGACGACGATGGCCCGGATTTCCGCACCCTGCTGCACGCCTGGCTGGAAAGCCACCGTGCCAGCCTGGCCGACAGCCTGCGCCGTTTGGGCAAGCAGCCGATCGGCAGCTTCTTCACCTGCCTGGTGATGGCGGTGGCGCTGAGCATGCCCATGGGCCTCTCGCTGCTGCTCAAGAACGTCGAGAAGCTCGGTGGTTCATGGCAGCGTGCGGCCCAGATTTCGCTGTACCTCAAGCTTGACGCCAGCAGCCGCGATGGCGAGGCGCTGCGCGATGAGATCAAGGGCATGCCAGGTGTCGCCGAGGCCCAGTACGTCAGCCGCGAACAGGCGCTGGAAGAGTTCCAGCAGCAGTCGGGCCTGGGCGAAGCACTGCGCGAGTTGCCGGACAACCCGCTGCCCGGCGTCGTAGTGGTGACCCCGACCGAGGTCGACAAACCCGCCCTGGAGGCCTTGCGCCAGCGCCTGTCCGAGTTGCCTCGCGTGGAAACGGCACAACTGGACCTGGTGTGGGTGGAGCGCCTGGCGGCCATCCTCAAGCTGGGCGACCGCTTTGTGTTCGGCCTGGCGGTGATGCTTATTTCCGCTTTGCTGTTAGTAATCGGTAACACAATTCGTCTACACATTGAAAACCGTCGGGTGGAGATCGAAGTGATCAAGCTCGTCGGTGGTACCGACAGCTACGTGCGCCGGCCTTTCCTGTACATGGGCGCCTTGTATGGCCTGGGCGCGGGCGTGCTGGCCTGGGGCATCCTGGCGTTCGGCCTGAATTGGCTCAACGATGCGGTGGTCGGGCTTTCCGGCCTGTACGGCAGTGATTTCGCCTTGGGCGGCGTGCCGGCCTCGGATGGTCTTTCACTCTTGATTGGGGCGGTACTGTTGGGGTATATCGGTGCATGGATCGCCGTCGCTCGTCACCTGAACGAGCTGGCACCGCGATAA
- the ftsE gene encoding cell division ATP-binding protein FtsE translates to MIRFEQVAKRYPNGHVGLHELSFRARRGEFLFVTGHSGAGKSTLLRLLLAMERPTSGKLLLAGQDLGQISNAQIPFLRRQIGVVFQNHQLLFDRTVFNNIALPLQILGLSKAEIAKRVDSALERVSLSDKGELFPADLSTGQQQRVGIARAIVHQPALLLADEPTGNLDPRLAAEIMGVFEDINRLGTTVLIASHDLALIARMRHRMLTLQRGRLIGDGEAGQ, encoded by the coding sequence ATGATCCGATTCGAACAGGTTGCCAAGCGCTACCCCAATGGCCACGTTGGCCTGCACGAGCTGAGCTTCCGGGCGCGCCGTGGCGAGTTCCTGTTCGTCACCGGCCACTCCGGCGCCGGCAAGAGCACCTTGTTGCGCCTGCTGCTGGCGATGGAGCGCCCGACCAGCGGCAAGCTATTGCTGGCCGGGCAGGACCTGGGCCAGATCAGCAACGCGCAGATCCCGTTCCTGCGCCGACAAATCGGCGTGGTGTTCCAGAACCACCAGTTGCTGTTCGACCGCACCGTGTTCAACAACATCGCCCTGCCGCTGCAGATCCTCGGGTTGTCGAAGGCTGAGATCGCCAAGCGTGTGGACTCGGCGCTGGAGCGCGTGTCGTTGAGCGACAAGGGCGAACTGTTCCCGGCCGACCTGTCTACCGGTCAGCAACAGCGGGTCGGCATCGCCCGCGCCATCGTTCACCAGCCGGCCCTGCTGCTGGCGGACGAGCCCACCGGTAACCTCGACCCGCGCCTGGCCGCGGAGATCATGGGCGTGTTCGAGGACATCAACCGCCTGGGTACCACGGTATTGATCGCCAGCCACGACCTGGCGCTGATCGCGCGCATGCGCCACCGCATGCTGACGCTGCAACGCGGCCGCTTGATCGGCGATGGGGAGGCCGGGCAATGA
- a CDS encoding thiazole synthase: protein MSNVRSDKPFVLAGRTFQSRLLVGTGKYRDMEETRLATEASGAEIVTVAVRRTNLGQNAGEPNLLDVLSPDKYTILPNTAGCFDAVEAVRTCRLARELLDGHKSHESRTLVKLEVLADQKTLFPNVIETLKAAEVLVKDGFDVMVYTSDDPIIARQLAEAGCIAVMPLAGLIGTGLGICNPYNLQIILEESKVPVLVDAGVGTASDATIAMEMGCEAVLMNSAIAHAQQPVLMAEAMKHAIVAGRMAYLAGRMPKKLYASASSPLEGLIK, encoded by the coding sequence ATGAGCAACGTTCGAAGCGACAAGCCTTTCGTCCTGGCCGGGCGTACTTTCCAGTCGCGCCTGCTGGTCGGCACCGGCAAGTACCGTGACATGGAGGAGACCCGCCTGGCCACCGAGGCCTCGGGTGCCGAGATCGTCACCGTAGCCGTGCGTCGCACCAACCTCGGCCAGAATGCGGGCGAACCGAACCTGCTCGATGTGCTGTCGCCTGACAAGTACACCATCCTGCCGAACACCGCAGGCTGCTTCGACGCAGTCGAAGCGGTACGTACCTGCCGCCTGGCCCGTGAGCTGCTCGATGGCCACAAGTCCCACGAAAGCCGGACGTTGGTGAAGCTGGAAGTGCTGGCCGACCAGAAGACCCTGTTCCCCAACGTGATCGAAACCCTCAAGGCCGCCGAAGTGTTGGTCAAGGACGGATTCGATGTGATGGTCTACACCAGCGATGACCCGATCATCGCCCGCCAGCTGGCCGAAGCCGGCTGCATCGCCGTCATGCCGTTGGCCGGCCTGATTGGCACGGGTCTGGGAATCTGCAACCCGTACAACCTGCAGATCATCCTGGAAGAATCCAAGGTGCCGGTGCTGGTCGATGCCGGCGTGGGCACTGCTTCCGACGCCACCATCGCCATGGAGATGGGCTGCGAAGCCGTGCTGATGAACTCGGCCATCGCCCATGCCCAACAACCGGTACTGATGGCCGAGGCCATGAAGCACGCCATCGTTGCCGGCCGCATGGCGTACCTCGCCGGACGCATGCCGAAGAAACTCTATGCCAGCGCGTCCTCGCCGCTGGAAGGTCTGATCAAGTAA
- the trmB gene encoding tRNA (guanosine(46)-N7)-methyltransferase TrmB, which produces MTESQETPITEDGEARPHRRIKSFVMRAGRMTEGQQRGLEQGGPLFILPLADSPVDYDQVFGRSAPRTLEIGFGMGHSLLEMAAASPELDFIGVEVHRPGVGALLNGVLTQDLKNLRVYDCDAIEVLNRCVADNSLDRLMLFFPDPWHKARHHKRRIVQPEFAELVRRKLKVGGVFHMATDWEPYAEHMLDVMKVAPGYRNQAADGAYVPRPQERPITKFERRGERLGHGVWDLKFEKVD; this is translated from the coding sequence ATGACTGAATCGCAAGAAACGCCGATCACCGAAGACGGCGAAGCGCGCCCGCACCGCCGCATCAAGAGCTTCGTGATGCGCGCCGGGCGCATGACCGAAGGCCAGCAACGCGGCTTGGAGCAGGGGGGGCCGTTGTTCATCCTGCCGCTGGCCGACAGCCCAGTGGACTACGACCAGGTGTTCGGCCGTTCGGCGCCGCGCACCCTGGAGATCGGCTTCGGCATGGGCCATTCGCTGCTGGAAATGGCCGCCGCCTCGCCGGAGCTGGATTTCATCGGTGTCGAAGTGCACCGTCCGGGTGTCGGTGCGCTGCTCAACGGCGTGCTCACTCAGGACCTGAAGAACCTGCGGGTCTACGACTGTGACGCCATTGAGGTGCTCAACCGCTGCGTGGCCGACAACAGCCTTGATCGGCTGATGCTGTTCTTCCCGGATCCGTGGCACAAGGCGCGTCATCACAAGCGCCGAATCGTCCAGCCGGAGTTCGCCGAGCTGGTGCGCCGCAAGCTTAAGGTGGGCGGGGTGTTCCACATGGCCACCGACTGGGAGCCCTATGCCGAGCACATGCTAGATGTGATGAAGGTGGCACCGGGTTATCGCAACCAGGCGGCCGATGGTGCGTATGTGCCGCGCCCGCAGGAGCGCCCGATCACCAAGTTCGAGCGCCGTGGCGAGCGCCTTGGGCATGGGGTGTGGGACTTGAAGTTCGAGAAGGTGGACTGA
- the ftsY gene encoding signal recognition particle-docking protein FtsY, which translates to MFGSNDDKKAPAAAGEKKGLFSWFRKKPEQPVAEQPQAPQPPVEAQAVPQPPVEQPAPVAEAPQPAPVTEPVEPEPAVAPEVAQPVLVAEAPQPAPVAAPVSPEPAVPQAPQPVELVEAPRPEPVHVPFEPAPRPQPPAPVSNLVLPVAEEPVALVPDLEPMAPPAIPERTAPEVVVPEAAPVVVVPVVEPESVASTQVAAEPVPAAAEPAKPGFFARLKQGLSKTSASIGEGMASLFLGKKVIDDDLLDEIETRLLTADVGVEATSTIVQNLTQKVARKQLADADALYKSLQEELAALLRPVEQPLKIEAQNKPYVILVVGVNGAGKTTTIGKLAKKLQLEGKKVMLAAGDTFRAAAVEQLQVWGERNQIPVIAQHTGADSASVIFDAVQAAKARGVDVLIADTAGRLHTKDNLMEELKKVRRVIGKLDADAPHEVLLVLDAGTGQNAISQAKYFNQSVELTGLALTKLDGTAKGGVIFALAKQFNIPIRFIGVGEGIDDLRTFEAEPFVKALFAEREPS; encoded by the coding sequence ATGTTTGGTTCCAACGACGACAAAAAAGCGCCGGCCGCGGCTGGCGAGAAGAAAGGCCTGTTCAGCTGGTTCCGCAAGAAGCCGGAGCAACCTGTCGCCGAACAGCCGCAAGCCCCACAGCCGCCGGTCGAGGCGCAAGCGGTGCCGCAGCCACCCGTCGAGCAGCCCGCTCCGGTGGCCGAGGCACCCCAGCCTGCACCGGTAACCGAACCGGTCGAGCCTGAACCTGCCGTCGCCCCTGAGGTTGCGCAACCCGTTTTGGTGGCCGAGGCGCCCCAACCGGCACCGGTAGCCGCGCCGGTCTCGCCTGAGCCTGCTGTTCCTCAGGCACCGCAGCCTGTTGAGCTGGTCGAAGCACCCCGGCCCGAGCCGGTGCACGTTCCGTTCGAGCCGGCCCCGCGGCCCCAGCCCCCTGCGCCAGTGAGCAACCTGGTGCTGCCGGTCGCCGAAGAGCCGGTTGCGCTGGTGCCTGATCTCGAACCCATGGCCCCGCCTGCCATCCCGGAGCGCACGGCCCCTGAGGTGGTGGTTCCCGAAGCCGCCCCCGTGGTTGTCGTTCCGGTGGTCGAGCCCGAGTCTGTCGCTTCCACTCAGGTTGCCGCAGAGCCCGTGCCTGCAGCCGCCGAACCCGCCAAACCAGGCTTTTTCGCCCGGCTCAAGCAGGGCCTGTCGAAGACCAGCGCCAGCATCGGCGAAGGCATGGCGAGCCTGTTCCTGGGCAAGAAGGTCATCGACGACGACTTGCTGGACGAAATCGAAACCCGCCTGCTGACCGCCGACGTCGGCGTCGAGGCCACCTCGACCATCGTCCAGAACCTGACACAGAAGGTCGCCCGCAAGCAGCTGGCCGACGCCGACGCCCTGTACAAGTCGCTGCAGGAAGAGCTGGCCGCCCTGCTGCGCCCGGTCGAGCAGCCGCTCAAGATCGAAGCGCAGAACAAGCCCTACGTGATCCTGGTTGTGGGCGTGAACGGCGCCGGCAAGACCACCACCATTGGCAAACTGGCGAAAAAGCTCCAGCTCGAAGGCAAGAAGGTCATGCTCGCCGCCGGCGACACCTTCCGCGCCGCGGCGGTGGAGCAATTGCAGGTGTGGGGCGAGCGCAACCAGATCCCGGTCATCGCCCAGCACACCGGCGCCGACTCGGCCTCGGTGATCTTCGACGCCGTGCAGGCCGCCAAGGCCCGTGGCGTCGATGTGCTGATCGCCGATACCGCAGGGCGCCTGCACACCAAGGACAACCTGATGGAAGAGCTGAAGAAGGTCCGTCGGGTGATCGGCAAGCTCGACGCCGACGCGCCCCACGAGGTACTGCTGGTGCTCGACGCCGGCACCGGCCAGAACGCCATCAGCCAGGCCAAGTACTTCAACCAGAGCGTCGAGCTGACCGGCCTGGCTCTGACCAAGCTCGACGGCACCGCCAAGGGCGGCGTCATCTTCGCCCTGGCCAAGCAGTTCAACATTCCGATCCGCTTCATCGGTGTGGGCGAGGGTATCGACGACCTGCGCACCTTCGAAGCCGAACCTTTCGTCAAGGCGCTGTTTGCCGAGCGGGAACCTTCATGA
- the thiS gene encoding sulfur carrier protein ThiS, translating into MRIQLNGEPYELPAGESVAALLGRLELAGRRVAVELNLDIVPRSQHESTLLAEGDQVEVVHAIGGG; encoded by the coding sequence ATGCGCATTCAACTGAACGGTGAACCTTACGAATTGCCCGCAGGCGAAAGCGTCGCGGCGCTGCTGGGCCGGCTGGAGCTGGCCGGCCGCCGGGTGGCGGTGGAACTGAACCTGGACATCGTGCCGCGCAGCCAGCACGAGAGCACGCTGCTTGCTGAGGGCGATCAGGTTGAAGTGGTCCATGCCATTGGCGGTGGTTGA